tcaagagcaattgaaaaaattcaaatggactgtgttccatcattctccttacatcccagacctcgcccctagcgactatcactatCACGGttatgaaacaggcgttcggcggtcaacgattcgataacactgaacatcgtacttcaaaaagttggacgctacgcacttcgcactcggaatagaaaaaactcgtgccacgctatgaaaaatgtctcgaacgttacggcgattatgtagaaaaatagaaaataaaacgtagattacgaaaatcacattGTTTTTCGTCCTAACTACAGTTTTCCGCGATTCCTGAGgcacttattttttgaacgaccctcgtattttGTGCAAAACGTTAGCTCAGTTGCTGGTGATCGCGAAGGAATCGTGTCACCCAGTCCCTTGAAGGTTTGTTATTCACAAAAATTGGTACTTTTCTTTCCTGCTTTGTCAAATAAACTCGAACTATTTCCCGCAGATTATCGGTTCCCACGAGGAAGACCCACTCGGACTGGCAGTCGAGATGGTCCGGAAACGATAATTCTTCCGTCTCAGTAAAAACTTTCTGATGTCCAGGCTGTTTCTGGTGCGATTCGTACAGCTTGTTGTATATCGTTTGTCGGCTGCAATTGAGTTGCCTTGCGGCTTCTGTGTGGGACATTTCTCCGGATTTGACTTTTTCAAGGCATGCCCTAGAATCTGCTACGGAAACTACAGAATATTCCCGAGCATTATTATCCCTCCGATAGTTCCTCACCATTTTTGTACCTgcaaaaaagtaaacaaacataACCTTACATATGGCTGACGGTGGAAAATTTATCGCACCcaattttttccttcaaaaataactaatttcaacgataaaataacgctgctgctgctgctatatATATGACAAACGAATAGTTTTCTGATAGGTTTACATTATGGCGGCAGCGGTGGGGGGTAGATAGTAaaggaaaattagaaaatcgtattttttttttcgatgccaaatgacttaaaaatgcataaaacgtggagatatggtgttatctcgaaaaaagatttttggccgaaaaacgactttttgggacttagcctgagtggccaaaaaatcaaaatttttagtgttttgaggcacccctaaatcatgtccgatggagctgaaatttcgcacagctatttttttgggtcaataaacaaaatgtacatggtcggttctttaaattcgataattattttattcgtaccaaaaatgccaaaaattgtttttcgagatgacaccagatctccacgtttcatgcatttttaagtcatttggcatcgaaaaaaaattggattttctaaatttccacctcccttggaagattttcgtggatcaaaaaatcaaaactttgagcgctttgcggcacccctaaatcatgtccgattgaactgaaactttgcacaggtaattttttgggACCaacaaacaaattgtacatggtcggtttttgaaattcgatgatgatgttttttttccatacatccattgccaccctagtttACATACTTACCAGTATTATAAATTGTAGGAATAatgtacagtggaacctcgTTTATCCACGAGCGGATTATCCACGAAAGCGAGTTTCATAGTAATTCTATGGAGCTCcccaaaatttgtcagtgtGACTTAAagacttgctcttttgttttggttatgTCTTTCATATTATTTTACTACTGGtgcacacgaccttacagatggatagttgaatGATTCCTTTATTGATAAAACAGGCTGTTTTCAGGCTGAAATATCCTTATTTCGTGCTTACACCTCGTATATCGCATTatccgcggtgacctagcccgactatttcgcggataatcggggttccactgtatacgGAAACATTGTTTTTGGAGCTCACAAATCACAAATCACCAAAGTCCATATCCGAAGAGTTCATTTGCAAGACGGTTATCGTAATTTCTGTGCCTGCATGCAAACAAACAGAATGCTGAAGCAAAATGTGGAGGTTAAAAGGCCATGGGAGCTGtacaacaaggttttgacgaagtacgaaggatgcataCTGGTTGAAGACGAGATGTACGTGAAGATGGCAGCGTGATTTTGGGCAGCTTTCAAGCTTGAAATTCTAGAAGGGTTCGTCTCGCTAATAAATTTGCCAGGAAGTCCTTGATTCGGCAAGGGATTTGcagctgtggacagaaaaccaaagttttCGTCACGAACAAGACAATGGATTCCAAAATACATAGGGGAGACTGCCTGTAGGAACGTCCTGGCCAGATTTGATAAGGTGCTACTACAGTTGAGGGGTGCTTCAGTGGGGCCCCGTGACAATGAaatcgattacattgaaaaagacctCAATCCTCCGAATTGCTCCCAATTgactcgggatgctgcagacatgaagagatcgtggaataaaacggctgctgaggttgaccaacagagagaTCAAACTTCGATGGAGTGTATCCCAAGAAAAgaacgaaaattcatcaaaactgtgaAAACTTTTATAATATCTTTTtgctgaaagaacaataaattatctatattctgatataaaaacattttttgtaccctcaatcaatcccgagatacaattggttttatgaatccggattctaaatgaatcaagtttttaTCAACACTatgatcatgagaaaggttggcttcatctTCTAGATGAACTTTTGCATCATTATTTACTTATCTcacccaaacagcaacacaaaaaagtaatataagctatgttTTTTAGTTctctattatgcttcgatacaacgtacgattttgaaagtgaaatgtacgttctATCGAAGTTTCTCTGTattaatatttgatgaaaatggTAACTATTGAATAGGACTCTCGTTCAACCGTTCCATTCTTTATGTATTCCAGCTGAAATCCAAGAGATCGGGGAAGGCGTATTCGATGTCCGCTGCATCGTCCAGCACTGTGGAATGACGAAGTGTGAGAATCCATCGAGATTATTCTTCCCTGCCCCGTTAAGCCAGGAAGAGCGCCGCAAGTGGTTAGTTCAGATTGGAGCGCAGGACACTACACCGTCAACAGATTCCTTCGCTGTTTGTGATCTACACTTTGAGGTattgctttcaaaaaaaattttgtttctaaCGGTTAGTTATTAATTTGTGGTAATGCGATCTATTACAAGCTGGCGAAGGATCTGCGGAACTATGACGACGTTATCACGGAAGGTCGACCAGGCattctgaagaaattcgtgatgcCCACACGTAACATTCCGGTGCCGTTTGGCCACAAGGTAGTCCACTTCTCGTACGAGTTCCAAGAAAATACTGGCAAAGTGAAAAAAGAGCTCGAGGAGGAAGATGAATATCCCTCACTGTTGGAGGAAATGGCGCCGCCCGGTACAGCATCCCAAAGTAACGGACCGTCATCTGGATTGGTATTGGAAGACCCGCGTCACATTGAGCAAAATTCGGATCAGGAATTTTTACGCATCTGTCGTTCTTGTCTGAGCAAGGACAACACGCTCGTGTCCGTTTTCGAGGATGGGATGGATGATATTTTCTTCCAATTCACGACGATATCGATCGATGAGAATGAAGGGATTTCGACACTTATTTGTGACGAGTGCAAATCTCGGCTACTGGAGTTACAATTTTTCCGTGAAAGTTGCGTGAACAATACGCAAATTTTGATCCAACGTTATCATAGTTTCTACGGGGGCGGACCACCGATGGCGGATACCGAAATCGATAATAGTATGTGTGACTACTCTTCGGATTTTGTCACCGACGCGGATAGTGTTGGTCTCCAGCAGGAAGTACACGTAGATGATCCGGAAGATTTGCTGATGCCTCAGAAAGAGGTGATGGAGACGGATTTCTGGGAACACGAAGAGAAACCCAAACCCAAACGGAAGCAAGTTTTTTCTCAACCAGCTATAGAACCTGGACCTGTCGTAGTTGCACCTGCATCTTCTGCTAATTCCTCGAAACGAAAACCACTTGTGAAGAAGCGCTACACTTGCAAATTCTGCAGAAAAGAGTACAGCTCGAAACCTGGCATAGAAATGCACATGGTAAGGATAACGGttagttttatttttcgtttctgTTAACCATCGCTTGATATATGACAGGATACTCACAAGGGTCACAATATCGAGGATTTCACACTCAAGTGCGGTCAGTGTTCAATGCTGCGACGACCGGACGATGTCCATCGCTGCTATGCGGACAACTTGTACTGTCATATTTGTGCGGAGAAGTTCCGAAGTTGGTCCTACCTGAAGCTACACTTGGCAAAGTTGCACAAGATCAAAACAAAACGTCGTGAGTTGATGTTGCAGTTGACGAAAAGTCCCAGAATAGGGTGCAAAGACGATCTGCTCAAACGGTTGGTTTGCAAAATGCAAGTTTAATTTGAtgatagtgtttttttttctaatattcctTTGTCTTTCATCAGACCTCCGAAGTTTCATCCAGCAAGGCCCAAACCGAGAGAAATCGATTTTAGCAGCAATAGCAGCAGTAATGACGCCTCAGCAGAGCCCACGTATTACAAGTGTGGTTTTTGTCGGGCTTGCTTCACGTCGAGTGCCGCGTATGAGAAGCACTTATGTTCCCATGCCGTTGTGCAATTGACGCAGTGCAACGAGTGCGGAGAAAACTTTACGGATTTCAAGGAGCTTCAAGAACACCACAACAAGCACGAGGGGGATACGGATGAACTGGGGACGGGTAGCTTACAGAACGGATGTGTTCTTTGCAGTGAGACGTTCAATCGGCGACAGACCCTGCTACTTCATcggcagtatgtgcatcgggaCATCGATGTGGTTGAGTGTAGCGTGTGTTCAAGATTCTTTTCCAATTCGAGCGAGTTGGCCGACCACGAATGTAACAGTGGTGAAAAGGTTACCCCTGAAGAGAACGGAGGCTTTGTTATCGTCCAGCCGGAGTCCATCTTGAACGGGGGTTCCACCGTACCACTGGAAGTTAACTCTGAACCAGTGGTGATGCAGGAAGAAAACACTGATCCCTTGCTCGGATTGGGAATCGAGGAGGTGATCGATCTTGCTTCGGATGATGAAGAACTGACTCAGGAACAGGAATCATTCGTGTGTGCAGTTTGTGGTAAGGATTTTGACAAGGAGGATGTCCTTGATCGTCACATGAAGCTTCATCGGATGATGAATGCAGCCAAGGCGGGCGATACCGGGCTGGGGAATTAGGATCAACTGAATGGATTGAGGTTAAGTTATTACGATACATCAAATGTACTATTATCACTTTGTCAAGCTACATTTATTCCAATTACTATCGTACTGTTGCCTTTATTATGCATAAATGTATCTTCATTTAGTATTGTCAAGTTTTGTATAATTGTTGATGATATCACTTCCATAGATTTTACGTTTACTTAGCTTTTTTTACATAATTCAGATTTAGATACACCATAAGTAAAAAGGTGTGCTCGTGCAATTCTAAGTGGTGATCATAATAAGTCCCAAAAAACATCAACTCAAATTCCTCTAACCCAGCAGCCATTTTATTAGTGAATAAGTCAGAAAATAAGCCGTATACTATATTTTGTTTTAGGAAGTTTAAGAAACCGATTGTAAAGAAACCATACCTCATAACATATTTTAATGAACTAGTGTATATACAAAAATGTATTCCTGTTAACGACCGTATCTGACTTGGGACCAATCGATTCGAACAAGTTCTAAAAAGGTATTCTCGCAGATGCTGATTTGCAGTCTCCAGAAAACAAACACAACGCGccgcgcttgagtttaatttttatcagcgcgcgttcaaagaaaactcgtattctctcttggtgcgaagaaCACAAGATTCATAAACACgtcagcgcaaaatgtacccggcgcagaactgagatactaaacatttcttctcaatTGTGTGATGCGCatctcattctatacacacacacacacacacacacacatacacatcaaattctagcgcccgcatTGTCTCCTTCGTTCCCTCAACAGCGCGTCCCCTTTCGAACCGTACACGTTTGTGAGAAGAAATATATTttaacagagagagcaatccagattcaagcgcgcagtatagtAATACGGCGTAAGCACGGAGCAAAATTCAGCGTAAACTCAGCGCAAATCTCTGGGCaagaacggcgctgacaaccaaataTTTCATCTGTGCTTCGGAGCGTGTTCATTctccagagcgcatgtgtaaaCAAGTaatgggagctcaactgggtacaaaaatcttgttacacatcagcactgggttgcattctgaagactgttgaCTTGTAATCAACGGGACGGTAAGGGTGAATTCGGCAATGATAATGCTCCGGGAATGTAATACTGAAGCTAGGTGTACCATAACTCCATCCAACTATGTGCGTGTTCTTACTAGAGGTGGGCAggacggttcatttcagtgagcggctcagagcctcTCGTTCATTAAATCGAGCCGGCTTAATTTAGCGGTTCTTTTTTGAATCGAGACTCTTTTGAACTGCGGCTTTTTTTAGCCAAGACTCTTTAAAAGCGGctctttttgagccgagactctttcaaagagcggctcttttttgaacaacGGCCTTTTTTGAGCTGAGACACTTTCAAAGAGCGTCTCTTTTTTGAAccacggtgtttttttttgagccgagactcatTCAAAGagtggctcttttttgaaccgcggctttTTTTAAGCCGAGACTCTTCCaaaaagcggctcttttttgaaccgcggttcatttctaaagaaccgtggatcgtacgctcgttctgtcGATCCGGCTTAAATGAGctgctcgtgagcgctcgcccatctctagttcTTACTCTGCGTACCGTTGTTGGGCATGAGAATGAGTCGACGAAGTCATCTGCCGTGATGGTGGGTTCCTGGAGGAATTTCAACCATCTTCCGTCGCTTTCGTGTGCCGCCTTCATCAACTATCTATCGTTTCTAATTGGGGAATTCCTCGAAACTGTTCtaatttttttctggtgagctTGGAACATGTGAGATTGTCTTTAGTAGCGGCTTCACAGTAATCAGCTAAAACCCGCATTTCATGTATCCCGAAATCACGTTGCTCTTTTGATTGTCTTTAAGATTAGCGGGTTCAGTAGTCCTGTAAAATGTTGTCGCTGAGGAAACGCTTTTCTCCTTATAcgtgtgcagaatttatttatttattttatttatttatttaaatgtttcacaTGACGTAAGACAAAGTCTTTTTTCTGTCAATAACGATTTTTACAAAGCATTTACATAAGTTCTAGcaaacattattatttttaaaggtTTATTAACCTAATCTCTGTTGAAATAATCTAGTGCAGCCTTTTTGTACAATGTTTCCGACTGTATTCGTTTAAGTTCCATGGGTTGCGCGTTCCAATAAACCACTCCTCTCACAAAAAATGACTCACCATATAAAGCAGAACGATGTGATGGGACCGCGAAGTTGAGCGAGCGACGTCCTTGGAGCAGCCTCAGCTTTCGGACAAGATTGAAGGGTTCATTACGGTGAATAATTCTCCACAGTTGCAGACATGTCCTCATTTCATAGAAACGACGGAAAGGACATCCGAGTAGATTCCTCTGAAGGTTCCGAACAGACGTGAAACGATTCAAATTGTATACGTAACGGCAACAATCATTTAAGGCAACTTCCAATTTTGACATCATAGCCATACTCATGCTAAGGTGGATGACATCACCAAGAATAAAGTGTGACAATATTAGCGACTTAAAAAGCAGGAGTTTCGTATGCTGAGGGAGATCTGACGTGGTTGCACGCAATGTACGTAGGCCAGCATACACTTTACCACATTGGGTGGATACTGCTTTGTCCCAGCTGAGATTCCTTTGAAAAATAATGCCCAGATTGTTCACGTGTTCTACAAACTGGATGTAATTCCCTTCGACGACAAGCGATGGATGATCTGAATCCATATACTGGTTAGTACCGAATAAAATCGCTTTGGTTTTTGTATGATTTATGCGTAACGAATTCCTTGAAGCCCAATTTACTACTCGTTGAAGATCATCGTTTAACCGCGCCACTGCAGTTGAAACGTCAGGATGAGAAAAGTACAGTTGCACATCATCTGCGAACATTTGGACTCGACAGTATCTCAATATTCCGGGTAGGTCATCAATGTATGTAGAGAACAACAAAGGTCCAAGCACTGATCCTTGCGGAACCCCAGAGGTAACGGAAACTGCAGCGGAAGAGATATGGTTACAATATACAATTTGCGTTCTCCCGGCCAAATACGACTTCATGAGGCCAACAGCAGATGATGAGAAATGGAAGCGCTCATGTAGCTTATGCAAGAGTCGACAATGAGATATTGTGTCGAAAGCTTTGCTGAAATCAATCAGCAGTAAAGCCACCTTATCCTTTCTGTCAATCAGTCCAGCAATATCGTCATAAACACGAAGCAACGCAGTTTTTACACCATGACCACGCCGGAAACCCGCTTGGTCATCATTTAGTAGATTCATCGATGTAAAATAGGTACTGATTTGTTGCTTCAGTACCTTCTCCAAAACCTTAGACAAAACACTCAACAAGCTGATAGGGCGGAGGTTTTCGACAGAGTTTAGATGTTTCTTCTTTCTCAGAGGGATTATTTTGGGAGGCATTTGCCTCCAATTCCTTTTCGTAGATCTGAAAAAAGTCAGGTCTAGGGGCGtgtttttgttgtattttttatattttttctggaaagctgagggtcGTTTTCTTGAGGTTTTCGAAAATTGACATGCCCATTTTCACTGCCACCCTAGTGTATAGCAACCCGCGCATAATGAGGCATCTCTTCTGTGTGAAAAGCATTAAGGTGGTGATGAATATGCTATTCAGCATGGTGCCAGAAACTTAGTATGCGATTGGTCTTTGAGGGGAatgaactattgaaacaacctgataatactcagttgagatttcgtatgccaaataacacgcattcaatgtattctgagtgacaagctctagaatacacgcGACCACAGTGCAGGTCgtaagaaatttctttgacgaaaaatccttcgaTCCGAGCGGTAATCGAACCCGAGACTCAACAACTACCCATAACAATTGCGAATCATCGGGATGGCTTACCGTATGTCCCAAGTCAAGGTGATATCCGGTCCGTATTCGTTTAATTATTCGCCGTCAAATGAACTTCACGGCATGTTGAAGTAAACCCCCCagactgaattcgtttctctttcTCATTTGCAGATTGTGGATGAGTTTCTGCTGGGTAGACAATGGAGCCACccatggtgtaactacttttttgtatcagaaatcaagttttcgtttcacttcatatggacgttaaaataagattgtgtgcGCGGGCAACGAGGTACATGCCGGGGTGGAGTAGTAGTGCCGTGATGAtgtcaggttgaatgaaaaagcagatttgtattcaatcGCCAcgccaattagaataaccatttgcttcAACTAGAAATCATCATTGACGAGCGTTAAGCGTGAGGATAACTGATGAActagtcatgttgacggcgaatgccgaagtagtcctactCGAAGCGACTGAGAAGAGTGCCGATTTTCATGCTTCGTCTTCGAAAATTTTGGAACCTGCCAATGGTTCCAGTACAACCCATGGTAAAGGCAAGGAGAAGAAACGCCTTCATTGTGTCGTGTCAGGTGATCTCAACACTGCCTGAGATGTTGTTAGTTACTTATTGGGTGCCTGACTAGCCCTCAGCGGTTAAATCAAAACCCGTGGTTCTTTAATTGAGATAAAGCTATCTAAGATGTTGGCAGTAACGCTTGCATTGAAAAAATGAGCAATTTTTCATGCGTTCACCTTCACACCTGGTGATGAGACCACTTGtgcatcgtcaatcatagtaatGCATGAGGTTCCAAACAAATTTTGACAGCACTATCAGTTGAACTGTGGAAGTTATGGCGAAAACAGTAAAGCAACTGCGCTCCCGGTCGGCCGACGGTGCTATTCGATCGTAAACTGCAACTGAAGCTAAAGCAGGAGACACAGAGAAAGGAGGCTACATCGTTCCGGGCTTTGGGCCGGGGGGTCAGAGCAACGGGCCAGAAAGCGAAAAAATACCTAGCGGAGATGCACATCATCATGCAGAATCTTCAAATCAAGACATGCCAATAAGTAGTGGTAGGGGGGCAAATTGGCCACCTGCttatttggtagtataactattgacaaTGAATGCCGTatcgatagtcaccttatgtttgaaaaatgtaatgacttttgagccaccctgtacttcagtagctgtgcgcatggtatctaaggaatttttcgtgaaatttagtttgttcaatctgatatgttggacaaatcatcagtttgaacgactgttcacatatctTAGGGGAGATGAACAGTAATTTTGTGTAatatcagcgattaattagcatagaaattactttgatgtttggggggcaaagtggtcatagatgGATaagacttacaatgttctgtttactaaagctcattacattctgctcttgaggaGGTTCCTTTTGTAGCTTCGAGCCTCGGAAAATataccactccaactaaaccaagacTCATTGTGCGGAACGTTATgtttttcttactacgtttttgtatgcatgagaaaacttaaattgagattctaggtgaataggtgaagtttattttatacatgtacctactatatcaaatatgatttgcacaaatttggacgaaaaaacgcataaatctattccatttagcttgatatgtgcaagtgaccactttgcccccactaggtggcAAAGCAAAAACCAAGCAAAAACAAATGTtccatttttcaccttttttgtaatgatgaaaaatgtactattttgattttttatagtaaaagtcgtttgctatcttgaacaacaatgagttgagtTATAcatgaccactatgcccccacttcccctatgttTTCCATAGCAATGGCGAAAATTCCGGCCAACTACCGGAAGAGCGACAGTGcttcgaaatatttttgtaaCATGGTCAATAAAGTTAGTAAATAAATTATCATTTGTTGCTTTTTCATAGATATCCGAAAATTGTTCATTGCGAGCGTTAGGTGAAAAGAATTACTGTGGAGAGTGCCCAGGCTCCGCCTGTACCCATCATGCTTTCGCTCCAACAACATACCACTGGGCAAAAACTTTTGCAATGCACCGATAGATCAAcaataatgggcctgatcacgaacgtcgcTTCACGGTGAGGGcgaaatgatttgtatgcaaggttatatgtacttcatttcgttttcaccgtgaaggggcgttcgtgatcaggcccaatgtgaAATGTGATGCTACAGAAAAAATACGCCTCAAGCTCTTCAGAAGCGCAGAGACGAAAAATAAAGATGAGTCGGCGCTGTAACTTAtaaataaaaagtgttttttgttCGAGTCGTTTTCCAGCATTTACGTCGGgtaatttaagaaaaattacttTTGGAATAAATATTATGACAAAATgacttaaatggcactaacgttcctagacgAATTtcgtcgtctcaacgtagtattacttgcgtaatttttattagtacttagttgaaatttctaacccaaataacacgccttcgatgcattctgagtggcaagctctagaatacgcccgaccacagtgcaagacgaaggaaatttctttgacgagaaATTGCCCCGTTCAGAACAAGATTCGAACCgggccctattatgtaaatcgaatcgagaagtcgatacaatcactatcacaccgagcaatatatcgtattttgtaaatcgagataatgggcctgatcacgagcgtcacttcacggtgaaaactaaATGAAGTGCATATAATGATTTGTATCAttttgttttcaccgtgaagtgtcgttcatgatcaggcccaatgttttACCGAGCTCGAACTTCGTGGgttgcaaattgcatatattcaaGCGTTTCTGAATCGTTTCCCGAAGGaaaaaatatcagggacgcaaaccaaaactcCGAAGATATGCGACAATCAAATCAAACAACCCGAAAAATTCTGACAGTTGGACCGATTGTTTTCACTCGGTCGATGCTATCGACTTCGCTCGGTATCTATAAAACAAGAAGTAGGTTATAGGGAATGATAATCATCTATTTGTTGCATATGAATCAATTCTTGATGGTTCTCTTTAGAATCGAGGCGCCTTGATTTTTTGTCCATGTTCGAGAACATAtattcctttcaccaaaaatgCAAGTGAATAAAAATTACTCCCAGCTTGCATGCATCTGCTATGGCGGTTTTCCCAGGCGCTTCGATTTCAGTTCAATCTGGCGGCAGGAAATAtatggaattgggagagaagagcatagtgtttaggCGAGTGAGCAAGACCAGTCGTAATCACaattaaatggatttccgattAAATGGAACTGACTTATATACGGTttcgtgtgatttcaatagcctgttttcaaagctatttttgagctattgaaacaatgggccctattatagaaatcgaatcgaggattcgatacaatcactatcactatcacaccgagtaaaatctggaattatagaaatcgaggaaaactgctcgattcgttagtaagctcgaatgtcagcggttgtgatgaaatattttgaaacaagtttgaaatgtttcatgaagcactataaaaaggatgccaaatctttttttgatgcatctgctatgaaaatgtatttccaaaagtgttaatatggttatggagTAAATTGATATTCCCTCAAAGAATAAAGCTTAATAGGCATAAGGCACGCatgcatgtgtaataaaaacgacagcgtggaacaatttgctgtacaaaaaatataattattagaaaatctatggaattccgtgaAGAGTCATGCATTAATTTCACTTTTcttttagcaaaacaatttttgttattcatgtaatgcaacatgtaatcctcttttagcgtcgatttcttctTGTAGCGGCGtcgatagctttattgtattgggacCATCACCTGTTGCTctgaattctcgcttgttgtgtgctagtgttttctttacctttcccctcatgtcaatccaaatctgtaatttgagtaaaatcattattgtttcgcaggatagctttagcatatggtatagagcaTTATACCActccgaccattagtttgatctattgtagtgaaagtggtatagtttggcatagtatagcaataaaaaagaaaattgctgccaaaaataacgtactaatgtatgctagtagaagtaagcaatttttaagtaggaaattcggttgaaagaaattcaaagagtatgataaaa
The Toxorhynchites rutilus septentrionalis strain SRP chromosome 2, ASM2978413v1, whole genome shotgun sequence genome window above contains:
- the LOC129767410 gene encoding zinc finger protein 12-like isoform X4, with the protein product MPRPTKRRVVALQREHAKKMRLMKDNIKDLSTSSYCAEELVHTEYLPSTEFSAYTTMMTKQEERRFKIRLAHEKNPELSHRELAHLLNAPKSTVTRVLKAFNERMTTARKSGSGRRKSRKAFGHNPKSLIRDVGKETGISHFSMQRAKIWFGLSAYNNVQVTPDRDDKDNILAESRATEIQEIGEGVFDVRCIVQHCGMTKCENPSRLFFPAPLSQEERRKWLVQIGAQDTTPSTDSFAVCDLHFELAKDLRNYDDVITEGRPGILKKFVMPTRNIPVPFGHKVVHFSYEFQENTGKVKKELEEEDEYPSLLEEMAPPGTASQSNGPSSGLVLEDPRHIEQNSDQEFLRICRSCLSKDNTLVSVFEDGMDDIFFQFTTISIDENEGISTLICDECKSRLLELQFFRESCVNNTQILIQRYHSFYGGGPPMADTEIDNSMCDYSSDFVTDADSVGLQQEVHVDDPEDLLMPQKEVMETDFWEHEEKPKPKRKQVFSQPAIEPGPVVVAPASSANSSKRKPLVKKRYTCKFCRKEYSSKPGIEMHMDTHKGHNIEDFTLKCGQCSMLRRPDDVHRCYADNLYCHICAEKFRSWSYLKLHLAKLHKIKTKRRELMLQLTKSPRIGCKDDLLKRLVCKIPPKFHPARPKPREIDFSSNSSSNDASAEPTYYKCGFCRACFTSSAAYEKHLCSHAVVQLTQCNECGENFTDFKELQEHHNKHEGDTDELGTGSLQNGCVLCSETFNRRQTLLLHRQYVHRDIDVVECSVCSRFFSNSSELADHECNSGEKVTPEENGGFVIVQPESILNGGSTVPLEVNSEPVVMQEENTDPLLGLGIEEVIDLASDDEELTQEQESFVCAVCGKDFDKEDVLDRHMKLHRMMNAAKAGDTGLGN
- the LOC129767410 gene encoding zinc finger protein 12-like isoform X8, yielding MSKHMARVYQRLYRKRKAELKAINGGPPKKPPKTSAERMKCYRERKKLEAEIQEIGEGVFDVRCIVQHCGMTKCENPSRLFFPAPLSQEERRKWLVQIGAQDTTPSTDSFAVCDLHFELAKDLRNYDDVITEGRPGILKKFVMPTRNIPVPFGHKVVHFSYEFQENTGKVKKELEEEDEYPSLLEEMAPPGTASQSNGPSSGLVLEDPRHIEQNSDQEFLRICRSCLSKDNTLVSVFEDGMDDIFFQFTTISIDENEGISTLICDECKSRLLELQFFRESCVNNTQILIQRYHSFYGGGPPMADTEIDNSMCDYSSDFVTDADSVGLQQEVHVDDPEDLLMPQKEVMETDFWEHEEKPKPKRKQVFSQPAIEPGPVVVAPASSANSSKRKPLVKKRYTCKFCRKEYSSKPGIEMHMDTHKGHNIEDFTLKCGQCSMLRRPDDVHRCYADNLYCHICAEKFRSWSYLKLHLAKLHKIKTKRRELMLQLTKSPRIGCKDDLLKRLVCKIPPKFHPARPKPREIDFSSNSSSNDASAEPTYYKCGFCRACFTSSAAYEKHLCSHAVVQLTQCNECGENFTDFKELQEHHNKHEGDTDELGTGSLQNGCVLCSETFNRRQTLLLHRQYVHRDIDVVECSVCSRFFSNSSELADHECNSGEKVTPEENGGFVIVQPESILNGGSTVPLEVNSEPVVMQEENTDPLLGLGIEEVIDLASDDEELTQEQESFVCAVCGKDFDKEDVLDRHMKLHRMMNAAKAGDTGLGN